A portion of the Scylla paramamosain isolate STU-SP2022 chromosome 2, ASM3559412v1, whole genome shotgun sequence genome contains these proteins:
- the LOC135106927 gene encoding single-stranded DNA-binding protein, mitochondrial-like → MRGWIHQTEKIIYRVAKEISQRHAVICASLSPEILLQMKQKENGHVRLKELHRNFASAWDSSVLIICVEAMALKAIHGMGGMVRQLCVAGWSVGQASVSRALHISSQHHNEDNDMQIQKVERLEKSLNQVMLLGRVGGAPEKRGTEEHPVVTFSVATHTNYRKGEDLIQQTDWHRIAVFKPFLRESVYRYLTRGQRVMVQGRIGYLERRDPENNQLIMKTATIVAEDVIFFNKT, encoded by the exons ATGAGAGGCTGGATACACCAGACAGAGAAGATTATATACAGAGTAGCGAag GAAATTAGTCAGAGACACGCAGTGATCTGCGCCTCCCTGAGTCCCGAAATCCTGCTGCAGATGAAACAAAAAGAG AATGGACATGTGAGATTAAAGGAACTACACAGAAATTTTGCTTCTGCTTGGGACAGTAGTGTGCTGATCATCTGTGTTGAGGCCATGGCACTGAAGGCG ATACATGGCATGGGTGGAATGGTGCGACAGCTGTGTGTTGCTGGATGGTCAGTTGGGCAAGCATCTGTGAGCCGGGCACTGCACATTTCCTCACAGCACCACAATGAAGACAATGACATGCAGATTCAGAAAGTAGAGCGCCTTGAAAAGT CCCTGAACCAAGTGATGCTGTTAGGACGGGTAGGAGGTGCTCCAGAGAAGAGAGGCACAGAGGAACATCCAGTGGTCACCTTCTCAGTTGCCACACACACCAACTATCGCAAAGGAGAAG ATTTGATCCAGCAGACAGATTGGCACCGGATTGCAGTGTTCAAGCCATTCCTGCGTGAGTCAGTGTACCGCTACCTGACTCGGGGCCAGCGTGTGATGGTGCAGGGCAGGATTGGTTACTTGGAGCGCCGGGATCCAGAGAACAACCAGCTCATCATGAAGACTGCCACCATTGTAGCAGAGGATGTTATTTTCTTCAATAAAACGTAG
- the LOC135110661 gene encoding tRNA modification GTPase GTPBP3, mitochondrial-like isoform X2, with the protein MLRTAVRGAVRQQSALLALHWERPSRCAASTVFALSSGEALDRGLVLWFPGPHSFTGEDSCELHIHGGPAVIAAVLAALGTLPGYVPAQPGDFTKRAFYQGKLDLTSVEGLGDLIHAETEAQRKQALQQMEGALAHLYTRWRQSLLQCRASLEAYIDFSEDENIEEGVVEEVMVKLQQLVQDLQHHLADSRRGERLRSGLQLAILGQPNVGKSSLLNALTQRPTAIVSPIPGTTRDVVQTVVDLGGYPVVLSDTAGLRNTEDPVESEGVCRALARANKADLAIVVLEAPEVLSAIKNETFKWHEYLRSHLISLEIMKKDETSEQSPEWIENQYFLTVINKIDLIEEENKILIQNALENSCSVMSLKTQEGFHTFLEKLTVLCGSLCDMGTAENPTLTAARHRTHISSCLETLNLVLQPNYQEHMDHVVPEMQEDHNLLQSEDTVVVAAHLLQRAATSLGYVTGHITSEDVLDHIFSAFCIGK; encoded by the exons GAGAGGCTTTGGACCGTGGGCTGGTTTTGTGGTTCCCAGGACCCCACAGCTTTACAGGGGAGGACAGCTGTGAGTTGCACATCCATGGAGGGCCTGCTGTGATTGCTGCTGTGCTGGCCGCCCTTGGCACTCTGCCAGGATATGTTCCAGCTCAACCTG GTGACTTCACCAAGAGAGCTTTCTACCAAGGGAAGCTTGATCTCACCAGTGTGGAGGGGCTTGGTGACTTGATCCATGCTGAGACAGAGGCCCAGCGCAAACAGGCACTCCAGCAGATGGAGGGAGCTCTAGCCCACTTGTACACCAGGTGGAGGCAGTCTTTGCTGCAGTGCCGGGCCAGTCTTGAAGCATACATTGACTTCAGTGAGGATGAAAACATAGAG GAAGGTGTGGtagaggaggtgatggttaAACTTCAGCAACTGGTTCAGGACTTGCAACACCACCTGGCAGACAGCCGGCGAGGGGAAAGGCTAAGGAGTGGACTACAACTGGCAATCCTGGGACAGCCAAATGTGGGCAAGAGCAGCCTCCTCAATGCACTCACCCAGAGACCAACAGCTATTGTCTCACCAATACCAG GCACAACACGTGATGTGGTACAGACTGTTGTTGATCTTGGTGGTTACCCAGTTGTTCTCAGTGATACTGCAGGACTGCGAAATACTGAGGATCCAGTGGAGTCTGAGGGTGTGTGCCGGGCACTGGCCAGAGCAAATAAAGCAGATTTAGCAATTGTTGTACTTGAAGCCCCAGAAGTACTCTCAGCCATAAAAAATGAAACATTCAAGTGGCATGAGTACCTTAGGAGTCATCTAATTAGTTTGGAGATcatgaaaaaagatgaaacaagtGAACAGTCTCCAGAGTGGATAGAGAATCAGTATTTCCTCACAGTGATAAATAAAATTGATCTTattgaggaggaaaacaaaatactaATACAAAATGCCTTGGAAAATTCATGTTCTGTAATGTCACTAAAAACACAAGAAGGATTTCATACATTTTTAGAGAAATTAACTGTCCTCTGTGGCTCTTTGTGTGACATGGGAACAGCTGAGAATCCAACACTCACAGCTGCACGACACAGGACTCACATCTCCTCTTGTTTGGAAACACTTAATCTTGTTCTTCAACCTAATTACCAAGAACACATGGATCATGTAGTACCTGAGATGCAAGAAGACCATAACTTGCTGCAATCAGAGGACACAGTGGTAGTGGCGGCCCATCTTCTACAGCGAGCAGCCACCAGCCTTGGGTATGTCACAGGCCACATCACTTCAGAAGATGTATTAGATCATATATTCTCAGCATTTTGCattggaaaataa
- the LOC135110726 gene encoding uncharacterized protein LOC135110726 isoform X1: MMSTSQVSAVDRENSAAHLGTHEKHHLLGPQKKLGEHQARGTPVPKHFEGSSTSLQKSHRSFGEISNTLDRGSEGSRSDVYKKMPYQPSALSPSSEEPELVQTLPRRREDHSDIFPPSLLMSHDQLANFTYFWKSCQKPDLHSSQISSSPPRDLTILPIIHDAEKVILEPVPEDLFHLPPPWE; this comes from the exons ATGATGTCTACATCACAGGTGTCAGCAGTGGATAGAGAAAATTCTGCAGCTCATTTGGGAACCCATGAAAAACATCACCTTCTTGGACCTCAGAAAAAATTGG GAGAGCATCAAGCCAGAGGCACACCAGTTCCAAAACATTTTGAAGGAAGCTCCACAAGTCTTCAGAAGAGTCACCGGTCCTTTGGAGAAATAAGCAACACTCTTGACCGGGGGAGTGAGGGCAGCCGCAGTGATGTCTATAAGAAAATGCCATACCAGCCTTCAGCATTGTCAC CATCTTCTGAAGAACCAGAGCTTGTCCAAACCTTgccaagaagaagagaag ATCATTCAGACATCTTTCCACCTTCACTCTTAATGTCCCATGATCAGCTGGCAAACTTCACCTACTTTTGGAAATCATGCCAGAAGCCAGATCTGCACAGTTCACagatctcctcctctccacctcgaGACCTGACAATATTGCCCATTATTCATg ATGCTGAGAAGGTGATTCTTGAGCCTGTGCCAGAGGATTTGTTTCATCTGCCTCCTCCATGGGAATAA
- the LOC135110726 gene encoding uncharacterized protein LOC135110726 isoform X2 yields MMSTSQVSAVDRENSAAHLGTHEKHHLLGPQKKLGEHQARGTPVPKHFEGSSTSLQKSHRSFGEISNTLDRGSEGSRSDVYKKMPYQPSALSHHSDIFPPSLLMSHDQLANFTYFWKSCQKPDLHSSQISSSPPRDLTILPIIHDAEKVILEPVPEDLFHLPPPWE; encoded by the exons ATGATGTCTACATCACAGGTGTCAGCAGTGGATAGAGAAAATTCTGCAGCTCATTTGGGAACCCATGAAAAACATCACCTTCTTGGACCTCAGAAAAAATTGG GAGAGCATCAAGCCAGAGGCACACCAGTTCCAAAACATTTTGAAGGAAGCTCCACAAGTCTTCAGAAGAGTCACCGGTCCTTTGGAGAAATAAGCAACACTCTTGACCGGGGGAGTGAGGGCAGCCGCAGTGATGTCTATAAGAAAATGCCATACCAGCCTTCAGCATTGTCAC ATCATTCAGACATCTTTCCACCTTCACTCTTAATGTCCCATGATCAGCTGGCAAACTTCACCTACTTTTGGAAATCATGCCAGAAGCCAGATCTGCACAGTTCACagatctcctcctctccacctcgaGACCTGACAATATTGCCCATTATTCATg ATGCTGAGAAGGTGATTCTTGAGCCTGTGCCAGAGGATTTGTTTCATCTGCCTCCTCCATGGGAATAA